In Halobaculum limi, one DNA window encodes the following:
- a CDS encoding DUF7385 family protein produces the protein MTRLDISDGFDVHDYRSKLKLLRQDAGSMSLENRAELGCPACGTPFDRLFVSDDETVTFDSAPSGPICLARTDERLLVLTH, from the coding sequence ATGACGCGGCTCGACATCTCCGACGGTTTCGACGTCCACGACTACCGGAGCAAGTTGAAACTCCTGCGGCAGGACGCCGGATCGATGTCGCTGGAGAACCGCGCAGAACTCGGCTGTCCGGCCTGTGGCACCCCGTTCGACCGCCTGTTCGTCAGCGACGACGAGACGGTGACGTTCGATTCTGCACCGAGCGGTCCCATCTGTCTCGCTCGAACCGACGAGCGACTGCTCGTGTTGACCCACTGA
- a CDS encoding D-2-hydroxyacid dehydrogenase, translating into MTDAPTLLFAHTVGPDRGTALRDRLVDADVPADRVVAAATPAETDAHIADAEGVVLGRLPDDFLDRADSLRWIQTLSSGTDYLPKSDLEARGLAVTNAAGVHAEPIGEQVLAYILSFERNLHTLARQQAENRWERREGGELRGKTVGIVGVGAIGTRVAELTSALGMDVWGVKRDLDTMPESVDEARTPANLHEVCLAADYLVLACPLTDETEGLIGGDELRLLGEDGVLVNVARGAVCKQAHLVGALRSHLIRGAALDVFEEEPLPADSRLWDLSNVIVTPHMAGSTPHKTERWTAIIAENYRRLADDDLDGMRNRVL; encoded by the coding sequence ATGACCGACGCTCCCACCCTCCTGTTCGCGCACACGGTCGGCCCCGACCGGGGCACGGCCCTCCGCGACCGCCTCGTCGACGCCGACGTTCCCGCCGACCGCGTCGTCGCCGCGGCGACGCCCGCCGAGACGGACGCACACATCGCCGACGCCGAGGGTGTCGTCCTCGGCCGTCTGCCGGACGATTTCCTCGACCGCGCCGACTCCCTGCGGTGGATCCAGACGCTCTCCTCGGGCACCGACTACCTCCCGAAATCCGACCTCGAAGCCCGCGGCCTCGCGGTGACGAACGCCGCGGGCGTCCACGCCGAACCCATCGGCGAACAGGTGCTCGCGTACATACTCTCCTTCGAACGCAACCTCCACACGCTCGCCCGCCAGCAGGCAGAAAATCGCTGGGAGCGCCGCGAGGGTGGCGAATTGCGCGGCAAAACCGTCGGTATCGTCGGCGTCGGCGCTATCGGCACGCGCGTCGCGGAACTGACCTCGGCGCTGGGGATGGACGTGTGGGGCGTGAAACGCGACCTCGACACGATGCCGGAGTCGGTCGACGAGGCGCGCACGCCCGCCAATCTCCACGAGGTGTGCCTCGCCGCCGACTACCTCGTCCTCGCGTGTCCCCTGACCGACGAGACGGAGGGCCTCATCGGCGGCGACGAGTTGCGCCTCCTCGGCGAGGACGGCGTCCTCGTCAACGTCGCCCGCGGCGCGGTGTGCAAGCAAGCGCATCTCGTCGGAGCACTGCGCTCACACCTGATCCGCGGGGCCGCCCTCGACGTGTTCGAGGAGGAACCGCTGCCTGCGGACTCGCGGCTGTGGGATCTGTCGAACGTCATCGTCACGCCGCACATGGCGGGGAGCACGCCACACAAGACCGAACGGTGGACAGCGATTATCGCGGAGAACTACCGCCGACTGGCCGATGACGACCTCGACGGGATGCGAAATCGCGTGCTGTGA
- the msrB gene encoding peptide-methionine (R)-S-oxide reductase MsrB, translating into MSDSAETTPEDLPESDEEWRERLTDEEYRILREQGTEARFSGEHVDRKDDGVYKCAGCGTVIFESETKYDSGCGWPSFYAADDSKVRLLDDHSHGMTRVEVRCGTCDGHLGHVFQDGPEPTGERFCINSVAIDFEADE; encoded by the coding sequence ATGAGCGACTCCGCAGAGACGACGCCCGAGGACCTCCCCGAGAGCGACGAGGAGTGGCGCGAGCGACTGACCGACGAGGAGTACCGCATCCTCCGCGAGCAGGGGACCGAGGCGCGCTTCTCCGGCGAGCACGTCGACCGAAAAGACGACGGCGTGTACAAGTGCGCTGGCTGTGGCACCGTCATCTTCGAGTCGGAGACCAAGTACGACTCCGGATGTGGCTGGCCGAGTTTCTACGCCGCCGACGACTCGAAGGTGCGCCTCCTCGACGACCACAGCCACGGGATGACGCGCGTCGAGGTTCGGTGTGGCACCTGCGACGGCCACCTCGGCCACGTGTTCCAAGACGGCCCCGAACCGACCGGCGAACGGTTCTGCATCAACTCCGTCGCCATCGACTTCGAGGCCGACGAGTAA
- a CDS encoding aldo/keto reductase, translated as MDLAFPPVGLGTMGLDGDDGARSVETALDVGYRHLDTAQVYENEATVGDGLARSDVDRDDLLVASKTWIDRLAPADVRPSTEASLDRLGLDTLDLLYVHRPKGGYDPEGTLAAFDELVDDGLVRGVGVSNFEVDELDEAIARLDAPLSAHQTEYHPLFQRPALREHAVDHGYTLVAYSPLAGGRVREVAEVCAVAEKHDTTPEAVSIAWLTDKDGAVTVPKASSERHLRANLAAADLTLDPEDHERIDGIDREEELFPE; from the coding sequence ATGGATCTGGCGTTCCCGCCCGTCGGCCTCGGCACGATGGGCCTCGACGGCGACGACGGCGCACGGTCGGTCGAAACGGCGCTCGACGTTGGCTACCGACACCTCGACACCGCGCAGGTGTACGAGAACGAGGCGACCGTCGGCGACGGCCTCGCCCGCAGCGACGTCGACCGCGACGACCTCCTCGTCGCCTCGAAGACGTGGATCGACCGCCTCGCGCCCGCCGACGTCCGGCCCTCGACCGAGGCGAGTCTCGACCGCCTCGGCCTCGACACGCTCGACCTCCTGTACGTCCATCGACCGAAGGGTGGCTACGACCCGGAAGGCACGCTCGCCGCCTTCGACGAACTCGTCGACGATGGCCTCGTCCGCGGGGTCGGCGTCTCCAACTTCGAGGTCGACGAACTCGACGAGGCGATAGCCCGCCTCGACGCGCCGCTTTCGGCCCACCAGACGGAGTACCACCCGTTGTTCCAGCGCCCCGCGCTCCGAGAGCACGCCGTCGACCACGGCTACACGCTGGTCGCGTACTCGCCGCTGGCGGGCGGCCGAGTGCGGGAGGTGGCTGAAGTGTGCGCGGTCGCAGAGAAACACGACACGACGCCCGAGGCCGTGAGCATCGCGTGGCTCACCGACAAGGACGGCGCCGTCACCGTCCCGAAGGCGTCGAGCGAACGTCACCTGCGTGCGAACCTCGCGGCGGCCGACCTGACGCTCGACCCCGAGGACCACGAGCGAATCGACGGCATCGACCGCGAGGAGGAGTTGTTCCCGGAGTAG
- a CDS encoding helix-turn-helix domain-containing protein → MPVLVSFTLPADAFAFAAAVNRDRDLRVHFDRVVPVGDTALPSFWLTRGDRATFEDAVADDPAVDRLNRVESTDGRHRYRARWAGDDDLLAAVIEADATMLEARLNDGIWSFRLRFDEAAETKPFHRRCHEHEIPVDITRVVTLDDADERAEYGLTERQHETLVAAYEAGYFKRPREATLADLSAELGVTEQAVSRRIGLGLDALLGASIAHN, encoded by the coding sequence GTGCCCGTTCTCGTCTCGTTTACCCTGCCGGCCGACGCGTTCGCGTTCGCGGCCGCGGTCAACCGCGACCGCGACCTCCGGGTCCACTTCGACCGCGTCGTGCCAGTCGGCGACACCGCGCTCCCTTCGTTTTGGCTCACCCGGGGCGACCGGGCCACGTTCGAGGACGCCGTCGCCGACGACCCCGCCGTCGACCGACTCAATCGAGTGGAATCGACCGACGGCCGGCACCGCTACCGCGCCCGGTGGGCCGGCGACGACGACCTCCTCGCGGCCGTCATCGAGGCGGACGCGACGATGCTAGAGGCGCGACTCAACGACGGCATCTGGTCGTTCCGCCTCCGCTTCGACGAGGCTGCCGAGACCAAGCCATTCCATCGACGGTGTCACGAACACGAGATTCCGGTCGATATCACCCGCGTCGTCACCCTCGACGACGCCGACGAACGCGCCGAGTACGGCCTCACCGAGCGCCAACACGAGACGCTGGTCGCGGCCTACGAGGCGGGGTACTTCAAGCGCCCGCGGGAGGCGACGCTCGCGGATCTGAGTGCCGAACTCGGCGTCACCGAACAGGCCGTTTCCCGACGAATTGGACTCGGACTCGACGCACTGTTGGGCGCGAGCATCGCACACAACTGA
- a CDS encoding HAD family hydrolase, with amino-acid sequence MVYDAIVFDNDGVLVGRTRYDVLHEAAWDAFDALSVADPDPEHVESMVVGVSPAQVEDVCSTYDLTPREFWAMRDRTAFEAQRREVHAGNKRLYDDIDVLRDLSAPLGIVSSNQHETVEFLLDHFGVSDLFDTAYGREPTVESLRLKKPNSHYIDRALDDLDAETALFVGDNESDIEAANNAGIDSAFIRRPHRTDWNLSVTPTYDIDDLTDLQAICL; translated from the coding sequence ATGGTGTACGACGCTATCGTCTTCGACAACGACGGGGTCCTCGTCGGCCGGACCAGATACGACGTCCTCCACGAGGCCGCCTGGGACGCCTTCGACGCCCTCTCGGTGGCGGACCCCGACCCCGAGCACGTCGAGTCGATGGTCGTCGGCGTCTCCCCCGCACAGGTCGAAGACGTCTGTTCGACGTACGACCTCACGCCGCGGGAGTTCTGGGCGATGCGCGACCGGACGGCCTTCGAGGCACAGCGCCGCGAAGTCCACGCCGGAAACAAGCGCCTGTACGACGACATCGACGTCCTCCGCGACCTGTCGGCCCCGCTTGGTATCGTCTCCTCGAACCAACACGAGACCGTCGAGTTCCTCCTCGACCACTTCGGCGTCTCGGACCTCTTCGACACCGCCTACGGACGAGAGCCGACCGTCGAGAGCCTCCGGTTGAAGAAGCCCAACAGCCACTACATCGACCGCGCACTCGACGATTTAGACGCCGAGACGGCCCTGTTCGTCGGCGACAACGAGTCCGACATCGAGGCCGCGAACAACGCCGGCATCGACTCGGCGTTCATCCGCCGCCCCCACCGGACCGACTGGAACCTCTCGGTCACCCCCACCTACGACATCGACGACCTGACCGACTTACAGGCCATCTGTCTCTGA
- a CDS encoding NAD(P)/FAD-dependent oxidoreductase: MADIGIIGAGLAGSGAAYALRDTDHDVTLLEKSRGVGGRAATRRGNDCRYDHGANYVKDADDRTVGLLEDLGTDGLVDIDGPVWTFDESGDIAASDRQEEHKYTWEAGITQFAKRLLAATDAAVRKTTRAESLARTDGTWTVTDTDGDDHGPFDALLLTPPAPQTADLLAATEWADGEDTLTALHDAVDAVEFRTIRTLVLHYDFPLDVPWYAVVNADKAHEVGWIAREECKRGHVPEGESLLIAQMSPAWSTAHYDDPLEEAADAAAAQIADVVGDDRLTDPDWVDDQGWRYALPDDALSPEADAVADARDAGLFVAGDWVAGEARAHEAVWDGIELGETLAESL, translated from the coding sequence ATGGCAGACATCGGCATCATCGGCGCGGGCCTCGCGGGGTCGGGAGCGGCGTACGCGCTTCGCGACACGGACCACGACGTGACGCTGTTGGAGAAGTCCCGTGGCGTCGGCGGTCGGGCGGCGACCCGCCGCGGCAACGACTGTCGATACGACCACGGCGCGAACTACGTGAAAGACGCCGACGACCGGACGGTCGGCCTTCTGGAAGACCTCGGGACCGACGGTCTCGTCGACATCGACGGGCCCGTGTGGACGTTCGACGAGTCCGGCGACATCGCGGCGAGCGACCGGCAGGAGGAGCACAAGTACACGTGGGAGGCGGGCATCACCCAGTTCGCCAAGCGCCTCCTCGCGGCGACAGACGCGGCGGTACGCAAGACCACTCGCGCCGAGTCGCTGGCGCGAACCGACGGGACGTGGACGGTCACCGACACCGACGGCGACGACCACGGCCCGTTCGACGCCCTCCTGCTCACGCCCCCTGCCCCACAGACCGCGGACCTGCTGGCTGCGACCGAGTGGGCAGACGGCGAGGACACGCTGACCGCGCTTCACGACGCGGTCGACGCCGTCGAGTTCCGCACGATTCGGACGCTCGTGTTGCACTACGACTTCCCGCTGGACGTGCCGTGGTACGCGGTCGTCAACGCGGACAAAGCCCACGAGGTCGGGTGGATCGCACGTGAGGAGTGCAAGCGCGGGCACGTCCCCGAGGGTGAGTCGCTGCTCATCGCACAGATGAGTCCCGCGTGGTCGACCGCTCACTACGACGACCCCCTAGAGGAGGCTGCCGACGCCGCGGCCGCGCAGATCGCCGACGTGGTGGGCGACGACCGCCTCACAGACCCCGACTGGGTCGACGACCAGGGCTGGCGGTACGCGCTCCCGGACGACGCACTCTCGCCGGAGGCGGACGCCGTCGCCGACGCACGCGACGCGGGCCTGTTCGTCGCCGGCGACTGGGTCGCGGGGGAGGCGCGCGCCCACGAAGCCGTCTGGGACGGCATCGAACTCGGCGAGACGCTCGCGGAGTCGCTGTAA
- a CDS encoding beta-ribofuranosylaminobenzene 5'-phosphate synthase family protein, whose translation MGRDADHTGDRNSDRPNATRSVTVESGARLHFGFGNLSLAHERLYGAAGVAIDGPRVRLTCTPAAGVDADHDEVAEYAARACGLLGVAGARVTVHEELPRHRGLGSGTQLALATLAGVARAHGLDPAVRDRAPSLGRGGRSGVGVATFERGGFVLDAGHPTGRFTTARPADGEWQVPAVAAHHTIPDDWRFLLVVPAVDPGRSGDDEDSSIRNAVEEADPAVADRVSGVIQRRLLPAVAEGSAERFGEAVAEVGRLNGAWFADEQGGVYRPPVGDVVATLDDDPAVFGAGQSSWGPTVYGVTDADRADAARAAGEAALSAAGVDGSVRVVSARNRGATVRPADE comes from the coding sequence ATGGGACGCGACGCCGACCACACCGGCGACAGGAACTCCGACCGACCGAACGCGACTCGTTCGGTGACGGTCGAGTCTGGCGCACGCCTCCACTTCGGCTTCGGCAACCTCTCGCTGGCACACGAACGGCTGTACGGTGCGGCCGGCGTCGCGATCGATGGCCCCCGCGTTCGGCTGACGTGTACGCCCGCCGCCGGCGTCGACGCCGACCACGACGAGGTCGCCGAGTACGCCGCTCGCGCGTGCGGCCTCCTCGGCGTCGCGGGTGCACGCGTCACGGTTCACGAGGAACTCCCGCGCCACCGAGGACTCGGCAGCGGTACCCAACTCGCGTTGGCGACGCTCGCAGGCGTCGCCCGCGCACACGGCCTCGACCCGGCGGTTCGCGATCGCGCCCCCTCGCTCGGACGGGGTGGCCGCTCGGGTGTCGGCGTCGCGACGTTCGAACGCGGCGGGTTCGTCCTCGACGCGGGTCACCCAACCGGCCGGTTCACCACCGCACGCCCGGCCGACGGGGAGTGGCAGGTGCCGGCGGTCGCGGCGCACCACACTATCCCCGACGACTGGCGATTCCTCCTCGTCGTTCCCGCGGTCGACCCCGGACGCTCCGGCGACGACGAGGATTCGTCGATCAGAAACGCCGTCGAAGAGGCCGACCCGGCGGTCGCCGACCGCGTCTCGGGCGTGATCCAACGGCGCCTCCTCCCGGCCGTCGCCGAGGGATCAGCGGAACGGTTCGGCGAGGCCGTCGCGGAGGTCGGTCGGCTCAACGGCGCGTGGTTCGCGGACGAACAGGGCGGCGTCTACCGCCCGCCCGTGGGCGACGTCGTCGCGACGCTCGACGACGACCCCGCGGTGTTCGGCGCGGGACAGTCCTCGTGGGGGCCGACGGTGTACGGCGTCACCGACGCCGACCGCGCGGACGCCGCACGGGCAGCAGGCGAGGCGGCGTTGTCGGCGGCGGGCGTCGACGGTAGCGTCCGGGTCGTCTCGGCGCGGAATCGGGGAGCGACGGTCCGGCCGGCCGACGAGTGA
- a CDS encoding RAD55 family ATPase, translating into MDRIPFGVGQLDRVLGGGAPEGSVVLVAGESGAGAREFAYTSAAMNALANADSETFDLYYGEMGEEATVPPSVHYLSFTNGQDFIERELRYTMADEIVDPAIEAIEFVDLSPEYFQLSSIPREWYMGTTSSITDLGKAGNRDGVLSAFGEHLTQRAAGNLVVVDSITDLVGASGGEVEWSDVAMLVRGLAKAVHSWGGLLLAVVNTDTITDQQFGQLMDGSGGTLEFNWESGGSKRGRTMIVREFRGVLSQLEKENIVRFETEIHDGGLDISDVRKIR; encoded by the coding sequence ATGGATCGGATCCCGTTCGGCGTCGGCCAACTCGACCGGGTGCTCGGCGGCGGCGCACCCGAGGGGAGCGTCGTGCTCGTCGCCGGCGAGTCGGGGGCAGGCGCTCGTGAGTTCGCCTACACGAGCGCCGCAATGAACGCACTCGCGAACGCCGACAGCGAGACGTTCGACCTCTACTACGGTGAGATGGGAGAGGAGGCGACGGTGCCACCGTCAGTTCACTACCTCTCGTTTACGAACGGACAGGACTTCATCGAACGCGAACTACGCTACACGATGGCCGACGAGATCGTCGACCCGGCCATCGAGGCTATCGAGTTCGTCGACCTCTCGCCGGAGTACTTCCAACTCTCGTCGATCCCCCGCGAGTGGTATATGGGCACGACGAGTTCGATCACCGACCTCGGGAAGGCGGGCAACCGCGACGGCGTCCTCTCGGCGTTCGGCGAACACCTGACCCAGCGTGCGGCGGGCAACCTCGTCGTCGTCGACTCGATCACCGACCTCGTCGGCGCGTCCGGCGGCGAGGTGGAGTGGAGCGACGTGGCGATGCTCGTGCGCGGCCTCGCGAAGGCGGTCCACTCGTGGGGCGGTCTCCTCCTCGCCGTCGTCAACACCGACACGATCACCGACCAGCAGTTCGGCCAACTGATGGACGGCAGCGGCGGCACGCTGGAGTTCAACTGGGAGTCCGGCGGGTCGAAGCGCGGCCGCACGATGATCGTTCGCGAGTTCCGGGGCGTCCTCTCGCAGTTGGAAAAAGAGAACATCGTCCGCTTCGAGACGGAGATTCACGACGGCGGCCTCGACATCAGCGACGTGCGCAAGATTCGCTAA
- a CDS encoding CopG family transcriptional regulator: MAGEQVEGLPDALQEWVYSRAEETGRAPQEVLARAVSVSRLLDAEADSLPTPDTLGDTAAAPDDLTDQIADLDRRVQALDDDLDEKIDDVRSRVIQVKREADAKAEADHDHPDLQEAVDSLASLEGLDAELDSLAADLDSLRTDVEALEARFEEGFDNYEEVLEYLTDTTDDHDAKLSTLARVVADLRTRVAKQEARESQRRAAEELQTEANRHGITKATCDSCGATVQLALLSVPECPHCAATFESVEPASGFLGSPSLSVGHRPALEGETVEETDPSDIFEGM; encoded by the coding sequence ATGGCCGGAGAGCAGGTCGAGGGGCTTCCGGATGCCCTTCAAGAGTGGGTGTACTCACGGGCCGAGGAGACCGGGCGTGCTCCCCAAGAGGTGCTCGCACGGGCGGTCTCGGTGTCGCGATTACTCGACGCAGAGGCCGACTCGCTTCCCACGCCCGACACGCTTGGCGACACAGCGGCGGCACCGGACGACCTCACCGACCAGATTGCCGACCTCGACCGGCGGGTACAAGCACTCGACGACGACCTGGACGAGAAAATCGACGACGTTCGCTCGCGCGTCATCCAGGTCAAACGCGAGGCCGACGCGAAAGCCGAGGCCGACCACGACCACCCCGACCTCCAGGAAGCGGTCGACTCGCTGGCGTCGCTGGAGGGCCTCGACGCCGAACTCGACTCGCTGGCCGCCGACCTAGACTCGCTTCGGACGGACGTCGAGGCGTTGGAAGCGCGGTTCGAGGAGGGCTTCGATAACTACGAGGAGGTGTTGGAGTACCTCACCGACACCACCGACGACCACGACGCGAAACTCTCGACGCTCGCGCGGGTCGTCGCCGACCTCCGAACGCGCGTCGCGAAACAGGAGGCACGCGAGTCACAGCGCCGGGCCGCTGAGGAGTTACAGACGGAGGCGAATCGCCACGGCATCACCAAAGCCACCTGCGACAGTTGCGGGGCGACGGTGCAGTTGGCACTGCTGTCTGTGCCCGAGTGTCCCCACTGTGCCGCGACCTTCGAGTCGGTGGAACCCGCATCGGGATTCCTCGGGTCGCCGTCGCTGTCGGTGGGCCACCGCCCTGCGCTGGAGGGTGAGACGGTCGAAGAGACCGACCCGTCGGACATCTTCGAGGGAATGTAG
- a CDS encoding transcription factor S, whose amino-acid sequence MQFCDECGSMMRTDDGVMVCSSCGATADRDEELAAQFVSTEEQSDDDVIETEEGANFEGKPTSEDVVCDDCGHTVAWYTIKQTGAADEPPTRFFKCKECGYRWREYN is encoded by the coding sequence ATGCAGTTCTGTGACGAGTGCGGGTCGATGATGCGCACCGACGACGGCGTGATGGTGTGCTCGTCGTGCGGCGCGACCGCCGACCGCGACGAGGAGTTGGCCGCGCAGTTCGTCTCGACCGAAGAACAGAGCGACGACGACGTCATCGAGACGGAGGAGGGCGCGAACTTCGAGGGGAAGCCCACCTCCGAAGACGTCGTCTGTGACGACTGTGGCCACACCGTGGCGTGGTACACGATCAAACAGACGGGGGCGGCCGACGAACCGCCGACGCGCTTTTTCAAGTGCAAGGAGTGTGGGTATCGCTGGCGGGAGTACAACTGA
- a CDS encoding dienelactone hydrolase family protein, whose product MTDVLVPGGRDVRASLDRADDTTTDACVVACPPHPQHRGHRGDERLRAVSDVVTAGGVDCLRFDYGDWDEGYGERADARNAVAWARERYDRVGLFGFSFGGCVALLVASESEVDAVSALAPTARLASDLDAVAAMDAIDCPAQVVYGTRDDTADWRPVVERARELGFDVREFSADHFFVGQAGKVGDAAGEWLLDAL is encoded by the coding sequence GTGACCGACGTACTCGTTCCCGGCGGGCGCGACGTTCGTGCCTCGTTGGACCGCGCTGACGACACCACCACCGACGCCTGTGTCGTCGCGTGCCCGCCACACCCCCAGCACCGCGGCCACCGCGGCGACGAGCGACTGCGTGCCGTCTCGGACGTGGTGACTGCGGGCGGTGTCGACTGCCTTCGCTTCGACTACGGCGACTGGGACGAGGGGTACGGCGAACGCGCCGACGCCCGCAACGCCGTCGCGTGGGCCCGCGAGCGCTACGACCGGGTGGGACTGTTCGGGTTCAGTTTCGGTGGCTGTGTGGCGCTGTTGGTGGCAAGCGAGAGCGAGGTGGACGCCGTTTCCGCGCTCGCGCCGACGGCCCGCCTCGCGTCGGATCTGGACGCCGTCGCCGCGATGGACGCTATCGACTGCCCCGCACAGGTGGTGTACGGCACCCGCGACGACACCGCCGACTGGCGGCCGGTGGTGGAGCGTGCGCGGGAACTCGGCTTCGACGTGCGGGAGTTCTCCGCCGACCACTTCTTCGTCGGCCAGGCGGGGAAGGTGGGCGACGCCGCGGGGGAGTGGTTACTCGACGCGTTGTGA
- a CDS encoding PspA/IM30 family protein, with protein sequence MGILSRTSYVIRSKINAILNRAEDPTETLDYSYEQMRDELQQVKQGIADLTTQKKRLEIQKRRLEENVEKHNEQAREAVQQDRDDLARRALEKKKSKMNQIEDLETQIAQLQNTQDDLVDKKDRLQSRIEEFKTKKETMKARYEAAEASTRVSEAMSGVGDEMEDVSRAIENAESRTEEMEARSMAMDELQDTGAFDDALSSGDEIDRELESGRTDREVDAELETLRAELGKAPAEPEGDGEADVDTEVEDEEVEAELEELQQEEDADASK encoded by the coding sequence ATGGGAATCCTCTCACGCACCTCCTACGTCATCCGCTCGAAGATCAACGCGATCCTCAACCGAGCGGAAGACCCCACCGAGACGCTGGACTACAGTTACGAGCAGATGCGTGACGAACTCCAGCAGGTGAAACAGGGTATCGCGGACCTGACCACCCAGAAGAAGCGCCTGGAGATCCAGAAGCGTCGCTTGGAGGAGAACGTCGAGAAGCACAACGAACAGGCCCGCGAGGCCGTCCAACAGGACCGTGACGACCTCGCTCGGCGTGCGCTGGAGAAGAAGAAGTCGAAGATGAACCAGATCGAGGACCTGGAGACCCAGATCGCACAACTCCAGAACACGCAAGACGACCTGGTCGACAAGAAGGACCGCCTCCAGAGTCGCATCGAGGAGTTCAAGACGAAGAAAGAGACGATGAAAGCCCGCTACGAGGCGGCAGAAGCCTCCACGCGCGTCTCGGAGGCGATGTCGGGCGTCGGCGACGAGATGGAGGACGTGAGCCGAGCCATCGAGAACGCGGAGTCGCGCACCGAGGAGATGGAAGCGCGGTCGATGGCGATGGACGAACTGCAAGACACCGGCGCGTTCGACGACGCCCTCTCGTCGGGCGACGAAATCGACCGCGAACTCGAATCGGGGCGAACCGACCGCGAAGTCGACGCCGAACTAGAGACGCTGCGTGCGGAACTCGGGAAGGCCCCCGCAGAACCCGAAGGCGACGGCGAGGCCGACGTCGACACCGAGGTGGAAGACGAAGAGGTCGAAGCCGAACTCGAAGAACTCCAGCAAGAAGA